From a region of the Arvicanthis niloticus isolate mArvNil1 chromosome 6, mArvNil1.pat.X, whole genome shotgun sequence genome:
- the Entpd8 gene encoding ectonucleoside triphosphate diphosphohydrolase 8 isoform X4: MGLSWKERVFMALLGIAAASGLTMLILILVKATNVFLPADTKFGIVFDAGSSHTSLFVYQWPANKEKDTGVISQALTCQIEGPGISSYTSDPTQAGESLKSCLEEALALIPQTQHPETPAFLGATAGMRLLSQKNSSQARDILAAVSQTLSKSPVDFWGAKILDGQDEGAFGWITINYVLGMLLKGPILDQSTQVTFRLYGANYSVYTHSYLCFGRDQILGRLLAKLAQSSQVARVRHPCYHSGYQATLPLASLYDSPCVHTTDSLNHTQNITVEGLGNPGDCMAALRGLFNFSSCKGEKDCAFNGVYQPPVHGQFYAFSNFYYTFHFLNLTSRQPLSIVNDTVWKFCQKPWKLLLELKVESSYPGQERWLRDYCASGLYILVLLLEGYKFSEETWPNIQFQKQAGGMDIGWTLGFMLNLTGMIPAEALSQWRAQSYSIWTAGVVFAVLTLVAILGAAAVQLFWTQD; the protein is encoded by the exons ATGGGACTCTCCTGGAAGGAACGGGTCTTCATGGCCTTGTTGGGAATTGCAGCAGCCTCTGGCCTCACCATGCTCATCCTTATCCTGGTGAAAGCAACCAATGTTTTCCTGCCTGCAGACACCAAG TTTGGGATCGTGTTTGATGCCGGCTCCTCCCACACATCCCTGTTTGTGTACCAGTGGCCAGCAAACAAGGAAAAGGACACGGGAGTGATCAGCCAGGCCCTGACTTGCCAGATAGAAG GACCTGGAATCTCCTCCTATACCTCTGACCCGACACAGGCTGGGGAAAGCCTGAAGAGCTGCCTGGAGGAGGCACTGGCATTGATTCCACAGACCCAGCATCCAGAGACGCCCGCATTCTTGGGGGCCACAGCAGGAATGAGGCTGCTCAG CCAGAAGAACAGCTCTCAGGCCAGAGACATCCTAGCTGCAGTATCCCAGACACTAAGCAAGTCTCCTGTGGATTTTTGGGGTGCCAAGATCCTGGATGGGCAGGATGAAGGTGCCTTTGGTTGGATCACCATCAACTATGTCCTGGGAATGCTCCTGAAG GGCCCCATCCTGGACCAGAGCACCCAGGTTACCTTCCGCCTGTATGGTGCCAACTACAGTGTCTACACTCACAGCTACCTCTGCTTTGGGCGGGACCAGATCCTGGGACGGCTCTTGGCTAAGCTGGCACAG AGCAGCCAGGTAGCCCGGGTCAGACACCCGTGCTACCACAGTGGCTACCAGGCCACACTGCCACTGGCTTCCTTGTATGACTCACCCTGCGTCCACACTACAGACTCCCTGAACCACACCCAGAACATCACAGTTGAAGGGCTTGGCAACCCTGGGGACTGTATGGCAGCTCTCCGGGGTCTCTTCAACTTCTCCAGCTGTAAGGGCGAAAAGGATTGTGCTTTCAACGGAGTCTACCAGCCTCCTGTGCATGGCCAGTTCTAT GCGTTTTCCAACTTTTACTACACCTTCCATTTCCTGAACCTCACCTCCAGGCAGCCACTGAGCATTGTCAATGACACTGTCTGGAAGTtctgtcagaagccctggaaacTG CTTCTGGAACTCAAGGTGGAATCCAGCTACCCTGGGCAGGAGCGCTGGCTGCGGGACTACTGTGCCTCAGGCCTGTACATCCTTGTATTGTTGCTGGAGGGCTACAAATTCAGTGAGGAGACCTGGCCCAACATCCAGTTCCAGAAGCAG GCAGGTGGCATGGACATTGGCTGGACACTGGGCTTCATGCTGAACCTGACGGGCATGATTCCAGCTGAGGCACTGAGCCAGTGGCGGGCTCAGAGTTACAGCATCTGGACGGCTGGAGTAGTATTTGCAGTGCTGACCCTTGTGGCTATTCTTGGGGCAGCTGCTGTCCAGCTCTTCTGGACCCAGGACTAG
- the Entpd8 gene encoding ectonucleoside triphosphate diphosphohydrolase 8 isoform X2 yields the protein MGLSWKERVFMALLGIAAASGLTMLILILVKATNVFLPADTKFGIVFDAGSSHTSLFVYQWPANKEKDTGVISQALTCQIEGPGISSYTSDPTQAGESLKSCLEEALALIPQTQHPETPAFLGATAGMRLLSQKNSSQARDILAAVSQTLSKSPVDFWGAKILDGQDEGAFGWITINYVLGMLLKYSSGQWILPEEGMLVGALDLGGASTQLSFVPQGPILDQSTQVTFRLYGANYSVYTHSYLCFGRDQILGRLLAKLAQSSQVARVRHPCYHSGYQATLPLASLYDSPCVHTTDSLNHTQNITVEGLGNPGDCMAALRGLFNFSSCKGEKDCAFNGVYQPPVHGQFYAFSNFYYTFHFLNLTSRQPLSIVNDTVWKFCQKPWKLVESSYPGQERWLRDYCASGLYILVLLLEGYKFSEETWPNIQFQKQAGGMDIGWTLGFMLNLTGMIPAEALSQWRAQSYSIWTAGVVFAVLTLVAILGAAAVQLFWTQD from the exons ATGGGACTCTCCTGGAAGGAACGGGTCTTCATGGCCTTGTTGGGAATTGCAGCAGCCTCTGGCCTCACCATGCTCATCCTTATCCTGGTGAAAGCAACCAATGTTTTCCTGCCTGCAGACACCAAG TTTGGGATCGTGTTTGATGCCGGCTCCTCCCACACATCCCTGTTTGTGTACCAGTGGCCAGCAAACAAGGAAAAGGACACGGGAGTGATCAGCCAGGCCCTGACTTGCCAGATAGAAG GACCTGGAATCTCCTCCTATACCTCTGACCCGACACAGGCTGGGGAAAGCCTGAAGAGCTGCCTGGAGGAGGCACTGGCATTGATTCCACAGACCCAGCATCCAGAGACGCCCGCATTCTTGGGGGCCACAGCAGGAATGAGGCTGCTCAG CCAGAAGAACAGCTCTCAGGCCAGAGACATCCTAGCTGCAGTATCCCAGACACTAAGCAAGTCTCCTGTGGATTTTTGGGGTGCCAAGATCCTGGATGGGCAGGATGAAGGTGCCTTTGGTTGGATCACCATCAACTATGTCCTGGGAATGCTCCTGAAG TATTCCTCTGGACAGTGGATCCTACCTGAAGAGGGGATGCTAGTTGGTGCTCTAGACCTTGGTGGGGCCTCCACGCAGCTCAGCTTCGTGCCTCAGGGCCCCATCCTGGACCAGAGCACCCAGGTTACCTTCCGCCTGTATGGTGCCAACTACAGTGTCTACACTCACAGCTACCTCTGCTTTGGGCGGGACCAGATCCTGGGACGGCTCTTGGCTAAGCTGGCACAG AGCAGCCAGGTAGCCCGGGTCAGACACCCGTGCTACCACAGTGGCTACCAGGCCACACTGCCACTGGCTTCCTTGTATGACTCACCCTGCGTCCACACTACAGACTCCCTGAACCACACCCAGAACATCACAGTTGAAGGGCTTGGCAACCCTGGGGACTGTATGGCAGCTCTCCGGGGTCTCTTCAACTTCTCCAGCTGTAAGGGCGAAAAGGATTGTGCTTTCAACGGAGTCTACCAGCCTCCTGTGCATGGCCAGTTCTAT GCGTTTTCCAACTTTTACTACACCTTCCATTTCCTGAACCTCACCTCCAGGCAGCCACTGAGCATTGTCAATGACACTGTCTGGAAGTtctgtcagaagccctggaaacTG GTGGAATCCAGCTACCCTGGGCAGGAGCGCTGGCTGCGGGACTACTGTGCCTCAGGCCTGTACATCCTTGTATTGTTGCTGGAGGGCTACAAATTCAGTGAGGAGACCTGGCCCAACATCCAGTTCCAGAAGCAG GCAGGTGGCATGGACATTGGCTGGACACTGGGCTTCATGCTGAACCTGACGGGCATGATTCCAGCTGAGGCACTGAGCCAGTGGCGGGCTCAGAGTTACAGCATCTGGACGGCTGGAGTAGTATTTGCAGTGCTGACCCTTGTGGCTATTCTTGGGGCAGCTGCTGTCCAGCTCTTCTGGACCCAGGACTAG
- the Entpd8 gene encoding ectonucleoside triphosphate diphosphohydrolase 8 isoform X1, producing MGLSWKERVFMALLGIAAASGLTMLILILVKATNVFLPADTKFGIVFDAGSSHTSLFVYQWPANKEKDTGVISQALTCQIEGPGISSYTSDPTQAGESLKSCLEEALALIPQTQHPETPAFLGATAGMRLLSQKNSSQARDILAAVSQTLSKSPVDFWGAKILDGQDEGAFGWITINYVLGMLLKYSSGQWILPEEGMLVGALDLGGASTQLSFVPQGPILDQSTQVTFRLYGANYSVYTHSYLCFGRDQILGRLLAKLAQSSQVARVRHPCYHSGYQATLPLASLYDSPCVHTTDSLNHTQNITVEGLGNPGDCMAALRGLFNFSSCKGEKDCAFNGVYQPPVHGQFYAFSNFYYTFHFLNLTSRQPLSIVNDTVWKFCQKPWKLLLELKVESSYPGQERWLRDYCASGLYILVLLLEGYKFSEETWPNIQFQKQAGGMDIGWTLGFMLNLTGMIPAEALSQWRAQSYSIWTAGVVFAVLTLVAILGAAAVQLFWTQD from the exons ATGGGACTCTCCTGGAAGGAACGGGTCTTCATGGCCTTGTTGGGAATTGCAGCAGCCTCTGGCCTCACCATGCTCATCCTTATCCTGGTGAAAGCAACCAATGTTTTCCTGCCTGCAGACACCAAG TTTGGGATCGTGTTTGATGCCGGCTCCTCCCACACATCCCTGTTTGTGTACCAGTGGCCAGCAAACAAGGAAAAGGACACGGGAGTGATCAGCCAGGCCCTGACTTGCCAGATAGAAG GACCTGGAATCTCCTCCTATACCTCTGACCCGACACAGGCTGGGGAAAGCCTGAAGAGCTGCCTGGAGGAGGCACTGGCATTGATTCCACAGACCCAGCATCCAGAGACGCCCGCATTCTTGGGGGCCACAGCAGGAATGAGGCTGCTCAG CCAGAAGAACAGCTCTCAGGCCAGAGACATCCTAGCTGCAGTATCCCAGACACTAAGCAAGTCTCCTGTGGATTTTTGGGGTGCCAAGATCCTGGATGGGCAGGATGAAGGTGCCTTTGGTTGGATCACCATCAACTATGTCCTGGGAATGCTCCTGAAG TATTCCTCTGGACAGTGGATCCTACCTGAAGAGGGGATGCTAGTTGGTGCTCTAGACCTTGGTGGGGCCTCCACGCAGCTCAGCTTCGTGCCTCAGGGCCCCATCCTGGACCAGAGCACCCAGGTTACCTTCCGCCTGTATGGTGCCAACTACAGTGTCTACACTCACAGCTACCTCTGCTTTGGGCGGGACCAGATCCTGGGACGGCTCTTGGCTAAGCTGGCACAG AGCAGCCAGGTAGCCCGGGTCAGACACCCGTGCTACCACAGTGGCTACCAGGCCACACTGCCACTGGCTTCCTTGTATGACTCACCCTGCGTCCACACTACAGACTCCCTGAACCACACCCAGAACATCACAGTTGAAGGGCTTGGCAACCCTGGGGACTGTATGGCAGCTCTCCGGGGTCTCTTCAACTTCTCCAGCTGTAAGGGCGAAAAGGATTGTGCTTTCAACGGAGTCTACCAGCCTCCTGTGCATGGCCAGTTCTAT GCGTTTTCCAACTTTTACTACACCTTCCATTTCCTGAACCTCACCTCCAGGCAGCCACTGAGCATTGTCAATGACACTGTCTGGAAGTtctgtcagaagccctggaaacTG CTTCTGGAACTCAAGGTGGAATCCAGCTACCCTGGGCAGGAGCGCTGGCTGCGGGACTACTGTGCCTCAGGCCTGTACATCCTTGTATTGTTGCTGGAGGGCTACAAATTCAGTGAGGAGACCTGGCCCAACATCCAGTTCCAGAAGCAG GCAGGTGGCATGGACATTGGCTGGACACTGGGCTTCATGCTGAACCTGACGGGCATGATTCCAGCTGAGGCACTGAGCCAGTGGCGGGCTCAGAGTTACAGCATCTGGACGGCTGGAGTAGTATTTGCAGTGCTGACCCTTGTGGCTATTCTTGGGGCAGCTGCTGTCCAGCTCTTCTGGACCCAGGACTAG
- the Entpd8 gene encoding ectonucleoside triphosphate diphosphohydrolase 8 isoform X5: MGLSWKERVFMALLGIAAASGLTMLILILVKATNVFLPADTKFGIVFDAGSSHTSLFVYQWPANKEKDTGVISQALTCQIEGPGISSYTSDPTQAGESLKSCLEEALALIPQTQHPETPAFLGATAGMRLLSQKNSSQARDILAAVSQTLSKSPVDFWGAKILDGQDEGAFGWITINYVLGMLLKYSSGQWILPEEGMLVGALDLGGASTQLSFVPQGPILDQSTQVTFRLYGANYSVYTHSYLCFGRDQILGRLLAKLAQSSQVARVRHPCYHSGYQATLPLASLYDSPCVHTTDSLNHTQNITVEGLGNPGDCMAALRGLFNFSSCKGEKDCAFNGVYQPPVHGQFYAFSNFYYTFHFLNLTSRQPLSIVNDTVWKFCQKPWKLLLELKVESSYPGQERWLRDYCASGLYILVLLLEGYKFSEETWPNIQFQKQSHVSHRQVAWTLAGHWASC, translated from the exons ATGGGACTCTCCTGGAAGGAACGGGTCTTCATGGCCTTGTTGGGAATTGCAGCAGCCTCTGGCCTCACCATGCTCATCCTTATCCTGGTGAAAGCAACCAATGTTTTCCTGCCTGCAGACACCAAG TTTGGGATCGTGTTTGATGCCGGCTCCTCCCACACATCCCTGTTTGTGTACCAGTGGCCAGCAAACAAGGAAAAGGACACGGGAGTGATCAGCCAGGCCCTGACTTGCCAGATAGAAG GACCTGGAATCTCCTCCTATACCTCTGACCCGACACAGGCTGGGGAAAGCCTGAAGAGCTGCCTGGAGGAGGCACTGGCATTGATTCCACAGACCCAGCATCCAGAGACGCCCGCATTCTTGGGGGCCACAGCAGGAATGAGGCTGCTCAG CCAGAAGAACAGCTCTCAGGCCAGAGACATCCTAGCTGCAGTATCCCAGACACTAAGCAAGTCTCCTGTGGATTTTTGGGGTGCCAAGATCCTGGATGGGCAGGATGAAGGTGCCTTTGGTTGGATCACCATCAACTATGTCCTGGGAATGCTCCTGAAG TATTCCTCTGGACAGTGGATCCTACCTGAAGAGGGGATGCTAGTTGGTGCTCTAGACCTTGGTGGGGCCTCCACGCAGCTCAGCTTCGTGCCTCAGGGCCCCATCCTGGACCAGAGCACCCAGGTTACCTTCCGCCTGTATGGTGCCAACTACAGTGTCTACACTCACAGCTACCTCTGCTTTGGGCGGGACCAGATCCTGGGACGGCTCTTGGCTAAGCTGGCACAG AGCAGCCAGGTAGCCCGGGTCAGACACCCGTGCTACCACAGTGGCTACCAGGCCACACTGCCACTGGCTTCCTTGTATGACTCACCCTGCGTCCACACTACAGACTCCCTGAACCACACCCAGAACATCACAGTTGAAGGGCTTGGCAACCCTGGGGACTGTATGGCAGCTCTCCGGGGTCTCTTCAACTTCTCCAGCTGTAAGGGCGAAAAGGATTGTGCTTTCAACGGAGTCTACCAGCCTCCTGTGCATGGCCAGTTCTAT GCGTTTTCCAACTTTTACTACACCTTCCATTTCCTGAACCTCACCTCCAGGCAGCCACTGAGCATTGTCAATGACACTGTCTGGAAGTtctgtcagaagccctggaaacTG CTTCTGGAACTCAAGGTGGAATCCAGCTACCCTGGGCAGGAGCGCTGGCTGCGGGACTACTGTGCCTCAGGCCTGTACATCCTTGTATTGTTGCTGGAGGGCTACAAATTCAGTGAGGAGACCTGGCCCAACATCCAGTTCCAGAAGCAG AGCCATGTGTCCCACAGGCAGGTGGCATGGACATTGGCTGGACACTGGGCTTCATGCTGA
- the Noxa1 gene encoding NADPH oxidase activator 1 isoform X3, which produces MYFNMGCVHLMAGDPEAALRAFDQAVTKDTCMAVGFLQRGVASFQLQRFQEAESDFQLALAQLRGNAVIDYTQLGLDFKLQAWEVLYNMASAQCQAGLWTKASNTLVEAISKWPGVGQDILDIAMDKVQRQVSLQLRQVPKGEVFQPPRRYLKHLEPMDFLGKAKVVASVIPDDRNMDFQPQQRSHVEQAGHQSSSSVCERVLSTTGSQSSPGLCDSLLASGGPGPGCSEDSSGAEGASTKDPESLVTVTVQCHFTVPLKAPRGTGLSSFRTLLAQAILHQTRTGQLSPPSGLPVQLQSPRRGEILDPHLHGGVTAECMEECARGPKRVAAPVPGEPREETVVPAVGSPDSWKGSLSCALPLQPSLLLQGAWGRPVLYQVVAQYDYRSQRPEDLDFHQGDTVDVLCEGTRLPFPAQHCWLAQAWWGLCSLGLSLCCKQTQHTTCLHSGRSLVGGTPRWLCWHFSQVLCGPS; this is translated from the exons GCATTTGACCAAGCAGTAACCAAGGACACCTGCATGGCTGTTGGCTTCCTCCAGCGGGGAGTGGCCAGTTTCCAGCTGCAGAG GTTCCAGGAGGCTGAGTCTGACTTCCAGCTGGCCCTGGCACAGCTGAGGGGCAATGCTGTCATTGACTACACACAACTGGGTCTGGATTTCAAATTGCAAGCCTGGGAG GTCCTATACAACATGGCGTCAGCACAGTGCCAGGCAGGGCTCTGGACCAAGGCTTCCAATACTCTAGTGGAGGCAATCTCCAAATGGCCAGGGGTGGGCCAAGACATCCTGGACATTGCCATGGACAAAGTGCAG AGACAGGTATCCCTGCAGCTGCGGCAAGTGCCCAAGGGTGAGGTCTTCCAGCCTCCCAGGCGATACTTAAAACATCTGGAGCCTATGGATTTTCTTGGCAAGGCTAAG GTGGTGGCTTCTGTCATCCCTGATGACCGTAACATGGACTTCCAGCCTCAACAG AGGTCCCATGTGGAGCAAGCTGGTCACCAGTCATCCTCATCCGTGTGTGAGAGGGTCCTGAGCACTACAG GTAGTCAATCAAGCCCTGGCCTATGTGACAGTTTGCTGGCATCTGGAGGGCCTGGACCAGGCTGCTCTGAAGACTCCTCGGGAGCTGAG GGAGCATCTACAAAGGACCCTGAATCCTTGGTGACTGTCACTGTGCAGTGTCACTTTACTGTGCCCCTGAAGGCCCCAAGAGGAACTGGCCTGTCCAGTTTTCGGACACTACTAGCTCAAGCCATCCTTCACCAGACCCGGACAGGGCAGCTTAG CCCACCCTCAGGACTCCCTGTGCAGTTACAAAGCCCCAGGAGAGGAGAGATCCTGGACCCCCATCTCCACGGAGGAGTCACTGCAGAGTGTATGGAGGAATGTGCCCGTGGGCCCAAGAGGGTTGCAGCTCCAGTGCCGGGTGAGCCAAGGGAAGAGACTGTGGTGCCTGCTGTGGGCAGCCCAGACAGTTGGAAGGGAAGCCTCTCTTGTGCTCTGCCCCTGCAGCCATCCCTTCTGTTACAGGGGGCCTGGGGACGGCCAGTGCTCTATCAAGTAGTGGCTCAGTACGACTACCGTTCCCAAAGGCCAGAGGATTTGGACTTCCACCAAGGGGACACGGTGGATGTTCTGTGTGAAGGTACAAGGTTGCCCTTTCCTGCCCAACACTGCTGGCTGGCCCAGGCCTGGTGGGGTCTCTGCTCGCTAGGACTCAGTCTTTGCTGTAAGCAGACACAGCACACAACATGTCTCCACAGTGGACGAAGCCTGGTTGGAGGGACACCGAGATGGCTGTGTTGGCATTTTTCCCAAGTGCTTTGTGGTCCCAGCTGA
- the Entpd8 gene encoding ectonucleoside triphosphate diphosphohydrolase 8 isoform X3, which translates to MGLSWKERVFMALLGIAAASGLTMLILILVKATNVFLPADTKFGIVFDAGSSHTSLFVYQWPANKEKDTGVISQALTCQIEGPGISSYTSDPTQAGESLKSCLEEALALIPQTQHPETPAFLGATAGMRLLSQKNSSQARDILAAVSQTLSKSPVDFWGAKILDGQDEGAFGWITINYVLGMLLKWILPEEGMLVGALDLGGASTQLSFVPQGPILDQSTQVTFRLYGANYSVYTHSYLCFGRDQILGRLLAKLAQSSQVARVRHPCYHSGYQATLPLASLYDSPCVHTTDSLNHTQNITVEGLGNPGDCMAALRGLFNFSSCKGEKDCAFNGVYQPPVHGQFYAFSNFYYTFHFLNLTSRQPLSIVNDTVWKFCQKPWKLLLELKVESSYPGQERWLRDYCASGLYILVLLLEGYKFSEETWPNIQFQKQAGGMDIGWTLGFMLNLTGMIPAEALSQWRAQSYSIWTAGVVFAVLTLVAILGAAAVQLFWTQD; encoded by the exons ATGGGACTCTCCTGGAAGGAACGGGTCTTCATGGCCTTGTTGGGAATTGCAGCAGCCTCTGGCCTCACCATGCTCATCCTTATCCTGGTGAAAGCAACCAATGTTTTCCTGCCTGCAGACACCAAG TTTGGGATCGTGTTTGATGCCGGCTCCTCCCACACATCCCTGTTTGTGTACCAGTGGCCAGCAAACAAGGAAAAGGACACGGGAGTGATCAGCCAGGCCCTGACTTGCCAGATAGAAG GACCTGGAATCTCCTCCTATACCTCTGACCCGACACAGGCTGGGGAAAGCCTGAAGAGCTGCCTGGAGGAGGCACTGGCATTGATTCCACAGACCCAGCATCCAGAGACGCCCGCATTCTTGGGGGCCACAGCAGGAATGAGGCTGCTCAG CCAGAAGAACAGCTCTCAGGCCAGAGACATCCTAGCTGCAGTATCCCAGACACTAAGCAAGTCTCCTGTGGATTTTTGGGGTGCCAAGATCCTGGATGGGCAGGATGAAGGTGCCTTTGGTTGGATCACCATCAACTATGTCCTGGGAATGCTCCTGAAG TGGATCCTACCTGAAGAGGGGATGCTAGTTGGTGCTCTAGACCTTGGTGGGGCCTCCACGCAGCTCAGCTTCGTGCCTCAGGGCCCCATCCTGGACCAGAGCACCCAGGTTACCTTCCGCCTGTATGGTGCCAACTACAGTGTCTACACTCACAGCTACCTCTGCTTTGGGCGGGACCAGATCCTGGGACGGCTCTTGGCTAAGCTGGCACAG AGCAGCCAGGTAGCCCGGGTCAGACACCCGTGCTACCACAGTGGCTACCAGGCCACACTGCCACTGGCTTCCTTGTATGACTCACCCTGCGTCCACACTACAGACTCCCTGAACCACACCCAGAACATCACAGTTGAAGGGCTTGGCAACCCTGGGGACTGTATGGCAGCTCTCCGGGGTCTCTTCAACTTCTCCAGCTGTAAGGGCGAAAAGGATTGTGCTTTCAACGGAGTCTACCAGCCTCCTGTGCATGGCCAGTTCTAT GCGTTTTCCAACTTTTACTACACCTTCCATTTCCTGAACCTCACCTCCAGGCAGCCACTGAGCATTGTCAATGACACTGTCTGGAAGTtctgtcagaagccctggaaacTG CTTCTGGAACTCAAGGTGGAATCCAGCTACCCTGGGCAGGAGCGCTGGCTGCGGGACTACTGTGCCTCAGGCCTGTACATCCTTGTATTGTTGCTGGAGGGCTACAAATTCAGTGAGGAGACCTGGCCCAACATCCAGTTCCAGAAGCAG GCAGGTGGCATGGACATTGGCTGGACACTGGGCTTCATGCTGAACCTGACGGGCATGATTCCAGCTGAGGCACTGAGCCAGTGGCGGGCTCAGAGTTACAGCATCTGGACGGCTGGAGTAGTATTTGCAGTGCTGACCCTTGTGGCTATTCTTGGGGCAGCTGCTGTCCAGCTCTTCTGGACCCAGGACTAG